A genomic window from Variovorax paradoxus includes:
- the lolA gene encoding outer membrane lipoprotein chaperone LolA, with product MKLRHWLLIGLLSSANAWAGGLESLETFVKTVKSGRADFTQTVTAPAREGQPGRTKTSTGTFEFQRPGKFKFDYQKPFAQNIVADGKTLWLYDADLNQVTQRAQAQALGSTPAALIAAAPDLRALQADFTLEAAPERDGLQWVKATPKNKDGQLQSVQVGFQGDALAALEILDSFGQRSVLKFSKVEVNPSLPASVFDFKPPAGADVVKQ from the coding sequence TTGAAATTGCGTCATTGGCTATTGATCGGCCTCCTGAGTTCCGCCAACGCCTGGGCCGGCGGGCTCGAAAGCCTTGAAACCTTCGTGAAGACGGTCAAATCCGGCCGCGCCGATTTCACCCAGACCGTGACCGCCCCGGCGCGCGAAGGGCAGCCCGGCCGCACAAAGACATCGACCGGCACCTTCGAATTCCAGCGCCCCGGCAAATTCAAGTTCGACTACCAGAAGCCCTTTGCGCAGAACATCGTGGCCGACGGCAAGACGCTGTGGCTCTACGACGCCGACCTGAACCAGGTCACGCAGCGCGCGCAGGCTCAGGCGCTGGGCTCCACGCCCGCGGCGCTGATTGCCGCCGCGCCCGATCTGCGAGCCCTGCAGGCCGATTTCACGCTCGAAGCCGCGCCGGAGCGCGATGGCCTGCAGTGGGTCAAGGCAACGCCGAAGAACAAGGACGGCCAGTTGCAGAGCGTGCAGGTCGGCTTCCAGGGCGATGCGCTGGCGGCGCTTGAGATTCTCGACAGCTTCGGCCAGCGCTCGGTGCTCAAGTTCAGCAAGGTCGAGGTCAACCCCTCGCTGCCGGCCAGCGTGTTCGACTTCAAGCCGCCGGCCGGCGCGGATGTCGTCAAGCAGTAA
- a CDS encoding replication-associated recombination protein A — translation MANTAHQPLAERLRPKTLGEVIGQQHLLGPGMPLRIAFESGQPHSCILWGPPGTGKTTIARLMADAFDAQFLSISAVLGGVKDIREAVDRATSARDGLEQRRTIIFVDEVHRFNKSQQDAFLPHVESGLFTFIGATTENPSFEVNSALLSRAAVYVLQSLGEDDLKQIVARAQAIQAVPAIDAAAVDRLVAYADGDARRLLNTLETLAVAARAEKLDHITDEWLLRVLGERMRRYDKGGEQFYDTISALHKSVRGSDPDAALYWFVRMLDGGADPRYMARRLVRMASEDIGLADPRALRLALDAAEVYERLGTPEGELALAECVVYLAIAPKSNAVYKAYNAVRALVKTDSTRPVPMHLRNAPTKLMKELDYGKGYRYAHDEEGGFAAGERYLPDGLEGQVFYEPVERGLEIRIAEKLRELRRRNAEGNG, via the coding sequence TTGGCCAACACCGCCCACCAACCCCTCGCCGAGCGCCTGCGTCCCAAGACGCTGGGCGAGGTGATCGGCCAGCAGCACCTGCTCGGCCCGGGCATGCCGCTGCGCATCGCCTTCGAGTCGGGCCAGCCGCATTCCTGCATCCTCTGGGGGCCGCCAGGCACCGGCAAGACCACCATCGCGCGGCTCATGGCCGATGCCTTCGATGCGCAGTTCCTGAGCATCAGCGCGGTGCTTGGCGGCGTGAAGGACATCCGCGAAGCCGTCGACCGCGCCACCTCCGCGCGCGACGGGCTGGAGCAGCGGCGCACCATCATCTTCGTGGACGAGGTGCACCGCTTCAACAAGAGCCAGCAGGACGCCTTCCTGCCGCACGTGGAGTCGGGTCTCTTCACCTTCATCGGCGCGACCACCGAGAACCCTTCGTTCGAAGTCAACTCGGCACTGCTCTCGCGCGCAGCCGTGTACGTGCTGCAGTCGCTCGGCGAAGACGATCTCAAGCAGATCGTGGCGCGCGCGCAGGCCATCCAGGCCGTGCCCGCCATCGATGCCGCGGCGGTCGACCGCCTCGTGGCCTATGCCGACGGCGATGCGCGCCGGCTCCTCAACACCCTCGAAACACTCGCCGTCGCGGCCCGTGCCGAAAAGCTCGACCACATCACCGACGAGTGGTTGCTGCGTGTGCTCGGCGAGCGCATGCGGCGCTACGACAAGGGCGGCGAGCAGTTCTACGACACCATCAGCGCGCTGCACAAATCCGTGCGCGGCAGCGACCCCGATGCGGCGCTCTACTGGTTCGTGCGCATGCTCGACGGCGGTGCCGATCCGCGCTACATGGCGCGCCGGCTGGTTCGCATGGCCAGCGAAGACATCGGCCTGGCCGATCCGCGCGCGCTGCGCCTGGCGCTCGATGCGGCGGAGGTCTACGAGCGCCTCGGCACGCCCGAGGGCGAACTGGCGCTGGCCGAATGCGTGGTCTACCTCGCGATCGCGCCCAAGTCGAACGCCGTCTACAAGGCCTACAACGCGGTGCGCGCCCTCGTGAAGACGGACAGCACACGCCCGGTGCCCATGCACCTGCGCAATGCGCCCACCAAGCTCATGAAGGAGCTCGACTACGGCAAGGGTTATCGCTATGCGCACGACGAGGAGGGCGGTTTCGCCGCCGGCGAGCGCTACCTTCCCGACGGGCTGGAAGGCCAGGTTTTCTACGAACCCGTAGAGCGTGGACTCGAGATCCGCATCGCGGAAAAGCTGCGCGAACTGCGCCGCCGGAATGCCGAAGGCAACGGCTGA